One genomic region from Marmota flaviventris isolate mMarFla1 chromosome 6, mMarFla1.hap1, whole genome shotgun sequence encodes:
- the Taf8 gene encoding transcription initiation factor TFIID subunit 8 isoform X3: MADTAAAAGAGSSGTRSGSKQSTNPADNYHLARRRTLQVVVSSLLTEAGFESAEKASVETLTEMLQSYISEIGRSAKSYCEHTARTQPTLSDIVVTLVEMGFNVDTLPAYAKRSQRMVITAPPVTNQPVTPKALTAGQNRPHPPHIPSHFPEFPDPHTYIKTPTYRKPVSDYQVLREKAASQRRDVERALTRFMAKTGETQSLFKDDVSTFPLIAARPFTIPYLTALLPSELEMQQMEETDSSEQDEQTDTENLALHISTAPTETRF; encoded by the exons ATGGCCGACACGGCGGCCGCAGCCGGGGCCGGCAGCTCCGGAACG AGATCAGGAAGTAAACAGTCCACTAACCCTGCAGATAACTATCATCTGGCCCGGAGGAGAACCCTGCAAGTGGTTGTGAGCTCCTTGCTCACAGAAGCAGGGTTTGAGAGTGCTGAAAAAGCATCTGTGGAAACATTGACAGAAATGCTGCAAAGCT ACATTTCAGAAATTGGGAGGAGTGCCAAGTCTTACTGTGAGCACACAGCCAGGACCCAGCCTACGCTGTCAGATATTGTGGTCACTCTGGTTGAAATGG GTTTCAATGTGGACACTCTCCCTGCTTATGCAAAACGGTCTCAGAGGATGGTCATCACTGCCC CTCCAGTGACCAATCAGCCAGTGACCCCCAAGGCCCTCACTGCAGGGCAGAACCGACCCCACCcgccacacatccccagccattttccTGAGTTCCCCGATCCCCACACCTACATCAAAACTCCG ACCTACCGTAAGCCTGTGTCGGACTACCAGGTCCTGCGGGAGAAGGCTGCATCCCAGAGGCGTGATGTGGAGCGGGCACTCACACGGTTCATGGCCAAGACAGGCGAGACCCAGAGTCTCTTCAAAGATGACGTCAGCACATTCCCAT TGATTGCTGCCAGACCTTTCACCATCCCCTACCTGACAGCTCTTCTTCCATCTGAGCTGGAGATGCAACAAATGGAGGAGACAGATTCCTCGGAGCAGGATGAGCAGACAGACACAGAGAACCTCGCTCTCCACATCAGCACG GCTCCTACCGAAACAAGATTTTAA
- the Taf8 gene encoding transcription initiation factor TFIID subunit 8 isoform X1, giving the protein MADTAAAAGAGSSGTRSGSKQSTNPADNYHLARRRTLQVVVSSLLTEAGFESAEKASVETLTEMLQSYISEIGRSAKSYCEHTARTQPTLSDIVVTLVEMGFNVDTLPAYAKRSQRMVITAPPVTNQPVTPKALTAGQNRPHPPHIPSHFPEFPDPHTYIKTPTYRKPVSDYQVLREKAASQRRDVERALTRFMAKTGETQSLFKDDVSTFPLIAARPFTIPYLTALLPSELEMQQMEETDSSEQDEQTDTENLALHISTDDSGAEKENTSVLQQNPSLSGSRNGEENVIDNPYLRPVKKPKIRRKKSLS; this is encoded by the exons ATGGCCGACACGGCGGCCGCAGCCGGGGCCGGCAGCTCCGGAACG AGATCAGGAAGTAAACAGTCCACTAACCCTGCAGATAACTATCATCTGGCCCGGAGGAGAACCCTGCAAGTGGTTGTGAGCTCCTTGCTCACAGAAGCAGGGTTTGAGAGTGCTGAAAAAGCATCTGTGGAAACATTGACAGAAATGCTGCAAAGCT ACATTTCAGAAATTGGGAGGAGTGCCAAGTCTTACTGTGAGCACACAGCCAGGACCCAGCCTACGCTGTCAGATATTGTGGTCACTCTGGTTGAAATGG GTTTCAATGTGGACACTCTCCCTGCTTATGCAAAACGGTCTCAGAGGATGGTCATCACTGCCC CTCCAGTGACCAATCAGCCAGTGACCCCCAAGGCCCTCACTGCAGGGCAGAACCGACCCCACCcgccacacatccccagccattttccTGAGTTCCCCGATCCCCACACCTACATCAAAACTCCG ACCTACCGTAAGCCTGTGTCGGACTACCAGGTCCTGCGGGAGAAGGCTGCATCCCAGAGGCGTGATGTGGAGCGGGCACTCACACGGTTCATGGCCAAGACAGGCGAGACCCAGAGTCTCTTCAAAGATGACGTCAGCACATTCCCAT TGATTGCTGCCAGACCTTTCACCATCCCCTACCTGACAGCTCTTCTTCCATCTGAGCTGGAGATGCAACAAATGGAGGAGACAGATTCCTCGGAGCAGGATGAGCAGACAGACACAGAGAACCTCGCTCTCCACATCAGCACG GATGATTCTGGAGCCGAGAAGGAGAACACTTCTGTCCTGCAGCAGAACCCCTCCTTGTCGGGCAGCCGGAATGGGGAGGAGAATGTCATCGATAACCCCTATCTGCGACCCGTGAAGAAACCCAAGATCCGCAGGAAGAA GTCCCTCTCGTGA
- the Taf8 gene encoding transcription initiation factor TFIID subunit 8 isoform X2 produces the protein MADTAAAAGAGSSGTRSGSKQSTNPADNYHLARRRTLQVVVSSLLTEAGFESAEKASVETLTEMLQSYISEIGRSAKSYCEHTARTQPTLSDIVVTLVEMGFNVDTLPAYAKRSQRMVITAPPVTNQPVTPKALTAGQNRPHPPHIPSHFPEFPDPHTYIKTPTYRKPVSDYQVLREKAASQRRDVERALTRFMAKTGETQSLFKDDVSTFPLIAARPFTIPYLTALLPSELEMQQMEETDSSEQDEQTDTENLALHISTDDSGAEKENTSVLQQNPSLSGSRNGEENVIDNPYLRPVKKPKIRRKK, from the exons ATGGCCGACACGGCGGCCGCAGCCGGGGCCGGCAGCTCCGGAACG AGATCAGGAAGTAAACAGTCCACTAACCCTGCAGATAACTATCATCTGGCCCGGAGGAGAACCCTGCAAGTGGTTGTGAGCTCCTTGCTCACAGAAGCAGGGTTTGAGAGTGCTGAAAAAGCATCTGTGGAAACATTGACAGAAATGCTGCAAAGCT ACATTTCAGAAATTGGGAGGAGTGCCAAGTCTTACTGTGAGCACACAGCCAGGACCCAGCCTACGCTGTCAGATATTGTGGTCACTCTGGTTGAAATGG GTTTCAATGTGGACACTCTCCCTGCTTATGCAAAACGGTCTCAGAGGATGGTCATCACTGCCC CTCCAGTGACCAATCAGCCAGTGACCCCCAAGGCCCTCACTGCAGGGCAGAACCGACCCCACCcgccacacatccccagccattttccTGAGTTCCCCGATCCCCACACCTACATCAAAACTCCG ACCTACCGTAAGCCTGTGTCGGACTACCAGGTCCTGCGGGAGAAGGCTGCATCCCAGAGGCGTGATGTGGAGCGGGCACTCACACGGTTCATGGCCAAGACAGGCGAGACCCAGAGTCTCTTCAAAGATGACGTCAGCACATTCCCAT TGATTGCTGCCAGACCTTTCACCATCCCCTACCTGACAGCTCTTCTTCCATCTGAGCTGGAGATGCAACAAATGGAGGAGACAGATTCCTCGGAGCAGGATGAGCAGACAGACACAGAGAACCTCGCTCTCCACATCAGCACG GATGATTCTGGAGCCGAGAAGGAGAACACTTCTGTCCTGCAGCAGAACCCCTCCTTGTCGGGCAGCCGGAATGGGGAGGAGAATGTCATCGATAACCCCTATCTGCGACCCGTGAAGAAACCCAAGATCCGCAGGAAGAAGTGA